One genomic window of Amphiura filiformis chromosome 3, Afil_fr2py, whole genome shotgun sequence includes the following:
- the LOC140147678 gene encoding transmembrane protein 26-like, giving the protein MATTWAAFIFAAWKGLIARSLFVIHGFITFWRVIDVYEDPLYSLLLVPLVLLLIEYHVTTKYTRTGEWKWICPSLFLYILGVVPSLWLLQLHEYNSRVKHMKMSGSCGIYVANATLGDIQGIVIPLQLNWTLALEQILLVLLILGKWLLPRGHLSRDQLAQLLMGYIGVAADSLEFSLESLKEPRVLCDLVIIIIILSIWSWSLLQFCLNTTAEANPEEYTDNEEGMRSACSGCYQSDIWALIVSVILQDAPYLTMRLFLMIYVGAINQMMLFFTCKNVLVISLQFYRLGVLCCGKDGVINAESGNGEASTREERSLVNSIVVD; this is encoded by the exons ATGGCTACAACCTGGGCAGCGTTCATTTTCGCCGCATGGAAGGGTCTCATCGCTAGATCGTTGTTTGTCATTCATGGCTTTATCACATTTTGGCGTGTTATCGATGTCTATGAGGACCCTTTGTACTCTCTTTTACTGGTTCCTTTGGTGCTCCTGCTCATCGAGTATCATGTCACTACAAAATACACTAGAACAGGCGAATGGAAATG GATTTGTCCCAGCCTCTTCTTGTACATACTTGGCGTAGTTCCCAGCTTATGGCTACTTCAACTTCATGAGTATAATTCAAGAGTGAAACATATGAAAATGTCAGGTTCGTGTGGTATCTACGTAGCCAATGCAACATTGGGAGACATACAAGGA ATTGTAATTCCATTGCAATTGAACTGGACACTGGCTCTGGAACAAATCCTTCTCGTTCTACTTATTCTCGGAAAATGGCTACTACCTAGAGGTCATTTATCACGTGACCAACTTGCTCAACTTCTTATGGGTTACATTGGTGTTGCAGCTGATAGTCTGGAGTTCTCTTTGGAAAGCCTTAAAGAACCACGGGTGCTCTGCGATCtggttattatcatcatcatcttatctATCTGGTCCTGGAGTCTTCTTCAATTCTGCCTCAATACGACGGCAGAAGCGAATCCGGAAGAATATACCGATAATGAAGAAGGAATGAGAAGCGCTTGCTCTGGGTGTTATCAAAGTGATATTTGGGCGCTAATCGTGTCTGTTATCTTACAAGATGCGCCTTATTTGACAATGCGATTATTTTTGATGATATACGTCGGGGCTATTAATCAGATGATGCTGTTTTTTACATGCAAGAACGTGCTCGTAATCAGTCTTCAGTTTTACCGCCTTGGTGTATTGTGCTGTGGTAAGGATGGTGTCATAAATGCAGAGTCTGGTAATGGAGAGGCATCTACACGCGAAGAAAGAAGCCTTGTCAACTCAATAGTTGTTGATTGA